GCTGATCGTGCGTATCATCTCGTCCTCCGCGTCCTTCAGCCAGGCCGACTTGCTGATGCGATAGTTGGCGAACTCGAGCTCGCCCGTCTTGTAGTTCTGCACCGTCGCCCGGCGGAACCGGGGCCGGGCGTACTGCTTGATGCGCTCGATCTCCCGGTCCGACATTACGTCGTGGTAGATGACGATGTACGGCCGCAGGTACACTTCCTCGAGCTTGAGCGGCCCGATGCGCAGGAACGGCGAGCTGTTGGTCGTGTACCGGCAGACCAGCTGCGAGCGTAGCTCGATCGGTGGCTGTTGCTCGCCCCGGCACAGCTGCTCGTACAGCTTGCGCTCGTTGGTGTCGTACACATGTGGTGTCGCCTCCTTCTGGATCTTCTGGAAGGAAAAGTAGTGTCAATGGGCAGTGATGCGCGGAATTAGATCGCCACGAAAAGTTTTTTTCCACCATTTGTCACGATTAGTACCTCAATCACAGTAAGCTAAGTCGTTTGTGAGTAAAGCAACTCATTCGAGAATAACATCCTGATGGATGATTTGACTCTCTGCAGCATCTAGCAATTCACAACCAGAGCAATACATTCATGAACTTTAAAACCCTACGGAAATCTTACTAAATGCTTAAGTGCTCTGAAGAagatacgattttttttatggagAATATTTCCCATAGCGCTGCCGAAAATAATAATTGTGAACCTTTTTGCGTCTACACGAGACAAACCATattcgaaacaaaacacaccagtTGTACCCAACTATTGTTTAAAAACTGAACTTCTAAACGTTTAAAACcatgaaataaagcaaacacTATGCTCTCCTGGTGGaagtaatataaaaaaaacaatatcacaATACATGTAGACCTCGAGAAACGTGGTCTCGAAGATACGCGGGATTCCAAATGTTATAGTTCTttgagaaaattgtactagTTTGACATATCAATttacaaatgcaaaataaattccccTTTGGACGAATTTGTAAATATCCTCCAAAAAGCTACAAAGTAGTCATTTTCAGCCAGaatcattaaaacaaattaaaatcctGGCCAAAAACCTATTTAGTGACTAAAACCTACCACTTCAGACAAATTTACACGAAAATTGGCTATGCAGTGACGAGTTTAATCCGTTCCAGTGACTCACTCATTATATGAGAAACTTGGGAGGATATTTTCCATATGATATGTACAAAAAGTGAAAGAATTGGTTCCAGGACCACAAATGTGCTGATAAAAAGACCATTATCAATGAAAATTTGTAAGAAAAAGTACAAGTAAGGTCATTTTGATAATTTATAAAGATTTCGATAGTTGGCATCAAATCTACAACATATATGCACACCACATAAGTAGTCATATGAAATTCCCACAAGTGGCAGCAATGGGTAGGGGACACTTTCGCGTTCATGCGCAAGTAGATTGAGAAAAAACACGCTGGAAAAACTCGTCAACATATACCAGACACGTGTGCCTCACACAGTTATACGACACTTTTCCTGCTGCTAATAATTTTATATCAAAAGATGCTGAGTATAGAGGTTCTTATTTGCGTGAGTTataatcaaaatttcaaaCCTCATTGttgtgcagcgtatcaagctcgccaggctccggtgggctggcgatgttgtacgcatggaaacgaacgacccagcccgtaaaatttttttaggccgtccacaaggacagaggaggcgtggtaggctcaaattgaggtggcaagatggcgtggaggcgtccgccattaaggccgggataacggactgacAGACGAAGgtgcgagaccgtgagcggttttggACACTCCTGAGTAAgtataatcaaaattaaaaaaaaaaaaaaatgctcaataTTTACCGACCGTGATCTTGATGTCAGATCACCTAATTGAGATTTTCGAGCACAAGAAACCGGGAagtcccttaaactggagcctaaaacttcccttaaactgcaccagttttagggaaaatacaaaaagtcctttaaaatcaTCTGTGATGCggatttttcgttgtttttctaGATTCGCTCGGAAATTATGTTTCCTATAGTTATAATTGGTCATGGAgtcattttatacttaaataatgttgatttttataaaatagCTTCACTCAAAATTagcttttgcttttcatcAAAAATCGTGGCTATGAATGTATAAAgagctcgacggcatcgtccaTCGATAAAAGAAAGTCTAATGTACGAATACAACGAATTTTGGCGCTTTCAAAACACttgctcacacacaaatccacaactTCAGGTGTATCGAgaactaatcgagcagatatggaaaaacaatttcgagtAAACGTCACTTGGGCAACTCTTAAAAAATGTTACTCCCGAACGTTACGATACGACAGATATTACTCGTTATGCGAGATTCGACACGTTAAGAGAGGCATTTCGTGAGTATTTAGATTTGCTCTTTATGCGAAAAACTCGTAACAAGGAGTATTCGTTATGGAACCCACTTATGAAACACGTTATGAAATATGTATAAAACTACCAAAAATACGGATCTCGAGACACGCGGTTTTCGGTCCGCATCTGTAGCGTATCTCGGGAACAACCTCTATACAAATTTTCAATACACTCGTCAAAAGAGTACATGCAATTTTTGTTGTCTCTGAAGATACGAATTCCGcgaaaaatatttgcaaaccCCACGACTCTTTGAGTGTATGTTAAATAACAAGAATCTGCAATTCTTACATATTTCCCTATTCCCTAAACCAACGGGGCCTTCTTACCGTGGTCGTGTCAACCGGTACCTCCTCGCTACCGTCGTCACCGCGCAGTATCTTCTGCTGGGCCTCCTTCTGGAGCTCCTTCACGTAGTACGCCTTGTTGCTGACGGCCCGCTCGTGATCTGGCACCAGCTCCAGCAGCTCCTCTGTCATCGAGAGTGCAGTCTGTATGTTGCCTACAAAAGTGGGGGGAAAAGTTTCGTGAAAGCAGCATGTCAGTCAGCTCCGATGTCCAACATTACCCTGCTTGAACGTGGAGAACGCGAGGTACTCGAGCACATCCTCCTTGGTGGCGGTACGGTTCACCTCGCCCGTCAACCGGTCCATCGCTTCGCGCATCCACAGCACGGTGTGATAGTAGTCTCCGTTTAGGTAGCTCTGCCGTCCCAGCTCGAAACAGTCGCCCGCTGACAGCTCGGTACTGTACTGCACCCCGTTCAGCATGCCACGGGCGAGGCTGGCTGTGTCGAGGTTGTAGGTGTCCTGCAGGCGCATCAGCGCCACCGCCGCACCGTTCAGATCCTCGTCCGACGGGAACTTGAGCACGCTTCGGTAGGCGGTGACGTTCTCGAGAAACTCTTTCCCCACCTCGTACGTCATCAGGTTCTCCACGTACCGCCAGTCGGTGGTCAGCCGCTTGGTCAGCAGAAACGCATTGACCGGGTTCGACAGGTAGGCACTGACGTCCCTTGCCGCCTCCGCATGCTCGCGCCGGTACTCGTGCATTTttctgccaaaaaaaaaatagacatATGTGTTGTTAAACTAGGTTTTTGAAGATACCCTGTCCATACAGTTTCAACCACTTACTGCCGTAACTGCATCAGCTTTTCTTCCTGCGCTTGGACATAGTTGTCGAGATTGGTGATGAGTACGGCTTCCGTTTCCAGCAGTTCCTCCATGTCAGCCAATGCGGTAAATAGCTCACCGTCTACCGGTGGTtgctgtagcagcagcagcaggaagacCGAAACACTGGTCAGCCAAACCGATGACATCTTGCCAAGTGGAGTCATTCTATTCACACTCTTTGCAGGGGACTGAAGAAGACACACAAAGAAGTAAAACATAGAACAAAGTTGAGTTAGAGTTGCACTGCACATTCTTCAGTGATGTTGTAGGTACGCTTGCGGAAAAAACTAATAGCGAAACCTCAGCACAGCTTCCGGAGTATTGGGCACACACGTCCTACGCTTTGCTCGGGCCACAGTTGCGTTGACATATGGTGTACAGCAATGCGCTGTCGAGCGTTGATCGTTGCCCTCTCGGTGCGGCGTGCGTACGTGTACTGGTTCGGGCCGTTCTCGCAACCGATCTTGCGCGTCTCTTGTGCGTCTGGAAGCCAACGCGGCTGCTCAGCTTGATAACGATCATAACACATTTCCAACGCTCGCCTGCCGGCTAGCGGGCATCGTCAGCCAACAGGAAGTGTCGACGTTGGCAGTACCGAAGCGTTCCCAAACGCCTTCGTTGTACGGGGAAGACGATCGGAATGGGCGATCTGTGGGTTGATAGTTTATCCTACATACATACAGCCCATCCGGAAGCTCTGTGGCCGGGAAGAGAGAACGGCCGGCCATATCATATGGTGAACACATTaccgcacacacgcaccgagCGAACCCTAGTTTTGCTTTAAAGTTGCTTGCTGGACGGTTGATTGGCCGGGCTGGGGCCGGGTGGAGTGCGATGTATCATCGGTGCAGTTGATTGTTCGTGTGAGGAGTGACGCAGGAAGCGGGGGTATCGTTCGGATGTAGATCTGGCGTACGCAAGGGTGGCACGGGCtaccgaaaacaaaatgcagGCAATGGCTATTGCATCGCGTTACTTACCCGGCTTTACTGTGTAACCACAGTGCTGTCTATCTTTCCCTGTTCCCTCTCTTCTGGCAGGGTTTGGTTCGTCAGCTTCCAAATAacaccagacacacacacaggtagtAGGAGCGTTTTGCTCCACACAATGCGCAATGCAATCGCGCTACCGACCGCAACAACTAAAGGCATATACACGCTCTGCCGCAAGCTCCGCTGCTACCGTGACACACCGGCTCACACTACTCCGTCTCGAAATCGAAGAAACCGAACACGGCGAAAGCACACCAAATGTCACAAGAAGTGTGCGGGTGTGTTGTTGCCCTTTTTCTTGTCCGTCCCTTGCGTCCGCTACGCGCGCGGCGTTCTTTCGCGCAGCACTTCCCAGCGTGGTTCCGACCGAATGCGCTCGCTAGCGACGGCAACCGCGTACGTTCGCGCGCatatgtgtgttggtggtgcaCTGGTGATGATGTACTGTCTCCAGAGAATGTAAcccttccctccctccctaACCCCTTTTTGTGAAAGTGCTGACACGCTGGCTGCTGTCGCGCGGGGGTGGGATTTCGGGAATCGGTTGAAGTTCtgcgttcgccgtgaaacactATGGTCGCTACGGTCACGTAGCATCTGTCAAAGAAGCAACACAACTTCCAGCTCCGGcttctttgttgttgttggctgcACTATTTCTGCTCGCCATAGTTTCAATGCGAGcgaaagagaaggagaaaaagagagtgattgagaaagatagagagagagagagggagggagagagatgtTTATTTGTGAGAGAAAAATCTTGCACTGCACTCAGCAGCATCTGCTGTCAGCTAGAATGAGAGCGAAGTGGTTGCGCATCGCATGAGAGCGAAAAGGATCGACAGCTAGCCCACAGAGAGTGAGAGTATTACGTTGAGGAGTGTGCtgcattttgttgctgtcgtTGTTAATGTTTGACAGTATACGGATCCCCCCCCTTGACCGCACTATGGGCCCACTATGTAAGAATCGCGTCTGCTGGAAagtcattttaattaaaaagataCTTATATCTGCGACCAGCAAAGCGCTCATTAACTGATAAGCAACCGGGATTGCGCTGCAGGAACACTTCAATGACCTACACCGCAATCAATCATATGTTATCAAACTAATTTCATCGTGTTTAATAATGAGATTCTtgtttgcatacttttttaATCTTATTTATGCTTTGGCTTGAGATAAGGAAAACTTATTCTATCGATGACCAAGGTACACGGGAACGGTATCGATTTCACAATAAAACAGGGATAGATATGTTATGAATGCAAATGTTCCTCAAATTTGTCAATCGCCCAAAATGACAGCTTCAGAGTGATAAATAAGCCTGTTGGTTCAAAGACTCTAATAATAAAtctaaacaacaaaatgatttCTTACAATTTGTGTATGAGTTAAGACTCGCCTCGAAAAGCAATGTCAGGAACATTCGTCGTTGTCTTTATAACTGACTCATACAGTGAGATATTTAATTGTACGGAAGCGGGCGTTGGTATGTTCAGTGTTGCTATTGAGCtttcttgtgttttgtttacatcttGTTCTGTACATGTGGATGTGGTTTTTAATTCTTAAATTTGTCGAATGTATCAAACAACCGTTTCGTAAGCATTTGTATGCTTAAATTACctaaaatcattatttttgcttgaactgtttgtttacgtacaGTAGAGAACGAATCAAATTTGCTGTCCAAGTGGTACGAAAATGACAGCTGAAAGAAGCAATAATATGCCTGAACAAAGCAACAACTCGCTCTCTTGTCGcctgaacaaaacaacacgtcAATCAACGAACCGCCTTCAAATTTCACATCATGTGCTAAGtggaaataataaatttctaTCCACCTCCAAGTCCCAGTGTGCACCTTGATGCTGACACGAAAAACCATCCGACTCTTCGCCTGTGTGtacgctctttctctttcaatCTCCCTGCCTGCTGCCTGCCGTTTGCTATTTCGTATCCAGCGCGAGCCTAACACAACGAGCCCttgctcacacacgcacacacgttcaCACGAGAGGCACAAGAAAGCTTGTGTTATTGTTATTTGGTGCGAGTGTCCACAGTGGTACCCCGAAAACgggggggtttgttttgttttatagctCCAGTGATTTGCTTCCCTTAGCCGCGAGATAGTGGTGACCGCTGGgattgtatatgtgtgtatgtgtttgtgaggGCTCATCTGAATCATCTGAAGCTCCTGTCCTGTCGTAAAGGAAACGCACGCAACAGTAACATAGCGTGTCGGTTGGAGTGTGATATTACAGCGTTTCGTCCTGCAacggttttttctttcaagAACAATGGCGTCTTGGTGTACGGTCGGTACGGTTGCAAGCGAACCCTAAAGTAAGTTCCTCTCGGCCCTTGTCAAGGATTTTCAAAAATCCTGAGCTGGACTCAATACAAACGTaggcgtatgtgtgtgtgtgtgtgtgtgtgtgttcgagaaACAAAGAACGCAAAATCAGACCAACGGGTGCATCCAGCAACTGCAATCAACTGAGATTTGGCGCACAGatcgtgttgctgctgctgcggctgctccAAAAATGCCCAAATCAATAGTAGGTATTAGGTAATGGAGATCGTGCGCACGATCACGACCGACGACTCAGAGGGTGAACGTCTGAAGAAAAGTGTGTCTGCCTTTCTAAtgttaacaacaacaacaacaacaaaagcgcTTTTGGAAGAAAGGTTCGATATACCTTCTCTACAGACGGAAGCCACTCGCGCGACTCGTCCCGATGGCGATCGAGTCCAGCAATTAAACGCAAGTGGCCAGCGCCATTAAACGCGCGATAATGATGGCCAATAATTGCTACCTTATATGTGagtgttgttattatttttttttacgtacGGCTCAAAGCGTACAATCGTATGCTTCCTTCAATCGCCGGCTCACATATAAGACCGAAGAAGAAGCATCGCGGGCCTTTAGGTTTCCTTCTTAGAGCGTGTTCTTTCGCTGTTGGTGAGCTTGGGGCCGTAAGCCAGACAAGATATCTGCAAGTACCAGCGCGAAACTAATTGGTTGATTTGTAGGTTGGGGCCTTTCGCAAACACGGCTCGGTGACGTTGAATTTGCATCAGAAACGGTATCAATTTCCTAGTTCTACAAACAACACCCATATATCCCACTTGAAACGCCAGGGTAAAGTCCCACAGGTTGAAGTCTGCGGGGTGTAAAAGTCAGTCAGCCACCTCTTGTTGGGAGGATTACCGACGGCTTCACGAGCTGATTATTAGCACCGTGTGCGCCAACGGATTCGTTCGGTGATTGGCTACTAGCAGTTGTAACGATGCGATCGCACACTTGTGAATTCTCGAGCGACGGTGGCATCCGTGCGACAATACGGGGGTTCGTCGTCCAGCCACTCGAACCAAtcggcactgctgctgctctggcTGCATCTCGGCAATCACTTATCGGAGATAGCAACACGCAAGAACGCTGGGCGGTATATATTATAGCACAGTGGGCATTGAACCACTAGCATTGCAGTGTACACACATCAACACTCGTGGTGACAGTGCGCGTCGCGGTGACGACGATCTACTTTCCTTCTGTTCACTTGTACCAGTTCCACCAGGCAACAGGCAGGCTCGAGCAAGGTAAGGTGAGATGGCGGACAGAAGCGGCGACTCTCCTGCCCGAGGAAAGGAAGCCAGCCCTTCTCGGCTTGTCTTGGGCAGTGGAAACCGACGAATACCTGGAGGTTTACACAACCACGCGCTTGGCCAGCTCGGGCTGAGCACCTTAAGGCCAAGGGCACCCCTTAGCGGGAATACTAAGTGAAGCGGACACATGCAAATGCGCATGCCGCCCGTTGTCGCGTTGTCGTTCCGTGCCCGCGCTACTCAATGAGAGCAGGGCCACCAACAACCAGCGACCGCTGACGGCATTTGCTGGCGGTGGGAGAGATATGGGCCATGCGTGCTACCTTGCTATACGGCGATCGTTCGGCAAGCggcttttaaaaacaaaaacaaaaaatcgaacCGTCCAATATCCAGGTCCCGCCGCGCGGACTCGTCTCACGGCGAATGCACTGCTGCTCGCCGTTAACGGCCCCCTCCTTTGTCGCTCGGTGTGACCGAGCTGGACTCACATCACCCGTCCCGCTGCACATTTGGTAATCGGAGGTGGAATCGCGCATTACATAATGCCATAAAGCCGAGACCCGTCCCTGCCCCGGGTgcaagtttttcttttcgtgttGTGCTCGGAACAAGAGTGGTCGTTGCTGGTGTTGGGTTTTGGCTTTCGGTGGGGTGGTGCTTGACCAGGCCCGCCATAATATTCCGGAATATTGGCCGGCAACCAGATATTGTCGAAACCGGCCGAGAAGTAACCATGGGTAACAGTGGCGCAGCGGCGTGCCCGTGCAAAGGTAGTTTCGCATGCAAACGAGCGCGGACGATGCTGGTTGCATGGCGGAGAGGTGCTTCACATCAAGTTTTTGTTGATCGAAATCGAACAACCTGACTGCTGGCCGGCAAAAGGGGGATGACACGGTCCGCTAGTTCAACCGGCAACAGCGAGCGTAGTTGTTTCGGATGTTACGCGAGGTACGCGATACGGGAATAATGAGACTCCGAGTTGTAATAGTGCGAGCAAAAAGATACACAGACCGATAGCAAACTTGaacaacacacagcaaaaagtgCACGTTCCAATTTGCGCACCTGTTTTGGGCGGAAGAACTCCGGAAATGACACCACTCACACCTCTCCCGCCATTCGTGTGCTGTTGGGCTGTACTCAGACGTCCATGTTTTGATGGaacaaactagtgatgggtcatACGACTACAGATTGGTACTAACAGATTGTCCCGGAGTCGGGTGCAGCTaggctggaatcgattccgacccgtggcTGCAACGAGTTCAATAGGTTCATACGTGTTCGGTAGGTGCATATGAGTTCAATAGGTTCAGTAGGTTTGGTGGGTGTGTTATGAGTTCAATAGGTTCAGTAGGTCCAGTGGGTTCATACGAGTTTAGTAGCTTGAACAGGTTTGATGGGTGTCGACGAGTTTAGTAGTAATACAGTATGACCTTCCTGGTACGATTGCGTGCTAACTAGAGAGTTTGCTCACTATTATTAAAGGTTCTTTGACAGACGGCgaatgttataaataaaaatagatgTTTCATTTCTATTCATCACTTTCGCCGCCTGTTTAACAACCCAATCTACTGAACTCGTATGCACCACCTGAACCTGTTAGTAGCTACTGGAACCAAAATTACGACCCGGAGCGCTCCGGATCGCTTTTGGATGGCTCCAACCCGGCAGGTTCGTCCCTCACTACAACAGACTCGAACGGTAATGTCGTATGCAAACGATTGTTTCTCTACAGGGAATACACAACGAGAGAATGAGACAGGgagttagagagagagagagaaatacaGAGGAGATTCGAATCCGGCTGCTCTAAACAGATTTAATTGGTTCCGAAATGGCTCCTATTGAATCCGTTTCACTACCGCACTCATTTCGTAGAGCAAAATACTTATACACTACAAAAGCAATCTTGCAAGCAACCCTAGCTGTATCTATAGCTATACGTATAAGCAAAACTTGATCTATGCTGAATTCCAGGGTTTcacaagtcagtttcgaatgtaaacatttttattcaccgcatccatgatgtttttcaacagctgtcaaatggtatatttgtatcaaaatgaaatttcagtttcaacacgtTATTTTcgacacataacaaagaactgtaaAACTCATTCCAGTTGAAAGTCGTGGTTCAAAACcatgctgtagaaattaaatcataatagtggaaatgaaatgttatatcgatgtggaacaacattttgtacgcggtgaataacaatgtttacattcgaaactgacttggaaaaccctataTCTATGTGCGTACCAGCAAAACACGTTTACTGGGTTTTTCAAGGTTTTCTAGTTTTTTtccagatttttgttttgataattttCGTGATTTATGGTTTGCTTCTCTAAACTAACACTTTCCCGCATATGTTTTACCCGTTCCCGCAATTAGTTGGCATTatctaaatatttttaaaacaaataattcaaacaattttgagCATCGTTCAATACCTTGTTGaatagtttaaataaattaattgagTTCAAATAATTTCTGGATCCTAACAAAAAATGACGAGCTGATCCCATTGACAATTCGGAAAGTTTTCAAAAAATCTCAGGAAACTTGTATCTTATAGCTACGTGGCTATACAGTGTAAAGTGACACTGTATAGTGCAGATAAACAAATGTAAAGGATTGTGAAGTTTACCCAACGACTTGAAAAAAGGCTAAACATTATGACATCTTAAATAGCTCGCCCCCTTATATCCAGAGCTCCATATTCGGGTCCGAAAGTAGTTGGATTCGGATCAATCCAAATCCGGCTGCAGACCCATTTTGTCCATCACTAGTTCTTATTTCACGAATGCTCTGCATGCTCGTAAAGAGTTTTAGGCAACAGCGCTTGTTACCAAACATGAGCGTTCTTTGAAGCTATTTGCAGCCATGTTTTACGAATATTTTTGCATTTCCATCGCTATAATGGAACAATGCTCTTTTGCTTGATTTTATGAAATAGTACACAATATGTTCTGCAAAGGTAGAAACTCAATGTAATGCaacaaaaataggaaaaaaaaaattagaaaattatACATTATTTCTGGATGTCGGCTTCCTTCTGTATGAAAGCAAgtactactgctgcttccAGTTGCGTACGGGACATACCAGGCTACCAGGCACACCACCGCACTCACAAGGTAATccgttgaatttaattttggaACGTATTGGGACAGCGATTTGGAAGGCTTTGGCTGTTTTGGTGGGATTTTTTATCGTTGTTTCCGTCTA
The Anopheles arabiensis isolate DONGOLA chromosome X, AaraD3, whole genome shotgun sequence DNA segment above includes these coding regions:
- the LOC120905606 gene encoding prolyl 4-hydroxylase subunit alpha-1-like isoform X2; its protein translation is MTPLGKMSSVWLTSVSVFLLLLLQQPPVDGELFTALADMEELLETEAVLITNLDNYVQAQEEKLMQLRQKMHEYRREHAEAARDVSAYLSNPVNAFLLTKRLTTDWRYVENLMTYEVGKEFLENVTAYRSVLKFPSDEDLNGAAVALMRLQDTYNLDTASLARGMLNGVQYSTELSAGDCFELGRQSYLNGDYYHTVLWMREAMDRLTGEVNRTATKEDVLEYLAFSTFKQGNIQTALSMTEELLELVPDHERAVSNKAYYVKELQKEAQQKILRGDDGSEEVPVDTTTIQKEATPHVYDTNERKLYEQLCRGEQQPPIELRSQLVCRYTTNSSPFLRIGPLKLEEVYLRPYIVIYHDVMSDREIERIKQYARPRFRRATVQNYKTGELEFANYRISKSAWLKDAEDEMIRTISQRVEDMTGLTMETAEELQVVNYGIGGHYEPHFDFARREERNAFKSLGTGNRIATVLFYMSDVTQGGATVFPSLHLALWPRKGTAAFWFNLHASGRGDYATRHAACPVLTGTKWVSNKWIHERGQEFRRPCGLQLDHSAEEF
- the LOC120905606 gene encoding prolyl 4-hydroxylase subunit alpha-1-like isoform X1, with translation MTPLGKMSSVWLTSVSVFLLLLLQQPPVDGELFTALADMEELLETEAVLITNLDNYVQAQEEKLMQLRQKMHEYRREHAEAARDVSAYLSNPVNAFLLTKRLTTDWRYVENLMTYEVGKEFLENVTAYRSVLKFPSDEDLNGAAVALMRLQDTYNLDTASLARGMLNGVQYSTELSAGDCFELGRQSYLNGDYYHTVLWMREAMDRLTGEVNRTATKEDVLEYLAFSTFKQGNIQTALSMTEELLELVPDHERAVSNKAYYVKELQKEAQQKILRGDDGSEEVPVDTTTKIQKEATPHVYDTNERKLYEQLCRGEQQPPIELRSQLVCRYTTNSSPFLRIGPLKLEEVYLRPYIVIYHDVMSDREIERIKQYARPRFRRATVQNYKTGELEFANYRISKSAWLKDAEDEMIRTISQRVEDMTGLTMETAEELQVVNYGIGGHYEPHFDFARREERNAFKSLGTGNRIATVLFYMSDVTQGGATVFPSLHLALWPRKGTAAFWFNLHASGRGDYATRHAACPVLTGTKWVSNKWIHERGQEFRRPCGLQLDHSAEEF
- the LOC120905606 gene encoding prolyl 4-hydroxylase subunit alpha-1-like isoform X3, whose protein sequence is MHEYRREHAEAARDVSAYLSNPVNAFLLTKRLTTDWRYVENLMTYEVGKEFLENVTAYRSVLKFPSDEDLNGAAVALMRLQDTYNLDTASLARGMLNGVQYSTELSAGDCFELGRQSYLNGDYYHTVLWMREAMDRLTGEVNRTATKEDVLEYLAFSTFKQGNIQTALSMTEELLELVPDHERAVSNKAYYVKELQKEAQQKILRGDDGSEEVPVDTTTKIQKEATPHVYDTNERKLYEQLCRGEQQPPIELRSQLVCRYTTNSSPFLRIGPLKLEEVYLRPYIVIYHDVMSDREIERIKQYARPRFRRATVQNYKTGELEFANYRISKSAWLKDAEDEMIRTISQRVEDMTGLTMETAEELQVVNYGIGGHYEPHFDFARREERNAFKSLGTGNRIATVLFYMSDVTQGGATVFPSLHLALWPRKGTAAFWFNLHASGRGDYATRHAACPVLTGTKWVSNKWIHERGQEFRRPCGLQLDHSAEEF